The Anaerotignum propionicum DSM 1682 sequence ATACTTTCTTGCCCAATGCTCTTTTGGCACATCTTGAAAAGGGAATATTATTTCACCATCATTGTTATATGCTCCAGTAAAATGGTTACAAGTATAATTATAGTACATCTTCATAACAAGCGCCGTAAATTCCCCTCTTGTTATATTTCGCTCTAAATGTAATGCTCCATCTTCATATCCCTTTAATATCTGCATCTTTTCTAAAAACTTCACCTTATCTTCAATGGTAATTTTCTTGCCATGCGGTTGATACATTAAAAGCTTGCGTGGTATTTCTTCTCCATCATCACTCATTTTACTCGTAGAGTTATTAAAAAAATATGCCTTAATCACATCACCATCATGAAACGCATTCTCTTCAAAATTTGTGGTATCAAAAATGAAGGAATCCTTATTGGTTGAATCCTGAATATACCTATAATCTGATCTTCTTCCCGCTACAACGTCACTCCACAGCTCATCACTAATTTTTGAAAGCTTGATTCTATCCTTTGAAATTGTTGTGACTTTACCTATAAGTACAGCGTAGTCGTCATCTATCTTTTCAAAGGAATATGAATTTCCTCCAAAAACCGTAGAAGTAGCCGAAATTAACAAACAAATACTTAATAAAAAACTGATCACTTTTTTACTCATAATAAACCTCCCTAAATCTGGAATCGGAATTTTCAAGAATCAAGCCATTCAATATGCATGATCAAACCCAATCTTTGGTTTCCAAACAGCTACAAAATCAACTTTTCTGTAAATTAATATTTCCTAAAACTTCATATTTTTACATAAATTACCACAATTATACTATAGCTTTATTGCAACGTAAATGGCTATTGCCAATTTGTAACATATTTGTCACATACATTTTTTGAACTTCAATATCCTTTTTAGGTTCCCTTGATTTTTGTTTAATGTAGGATACCAGTAAAAAAGTTGCCTTAAAAACCTGTTTTTGTTATAATAGAAATCATTCATAGTTAAATGATATTGTTAAATTACAAAAATAGAGGAGATAGAAATGTATAGTGTGCCCCCTGATATTGGAAAGGAAATGAGAAGAATCCGAACAGAAATGAGAATCAGCCTAGACACTGCTGCCCGCCTTACAGGGGTTTCCAAGGCAATGCTTGGGCAAATAGAACGAGGTGAATCCATTCCTACCATTTCTACCCTTTGGAAAATATCCACCGGTTATAAGGTCACCTTTTCCAATTTTATTTCGCAAAATTCAGTTGAAAATAATATTTTAAGCATTAACGATATCTATCCCATAAAAGAAGAGAATGGAGATATGCTTCTCTATAACATTTTTCCCTTTGACCCAATTTCAGGCTTGGATTTTTTGCAGATACACATGAAGCCCCATTGCCGGCACGAATCTTTCCCCCACACCAATGTGTTAAATGAATATATCGTCATAATCAAAGGACAATTGCAAATGACAATCAACAATAAAGTTTATATTTTGCAAAAAGATGATGCTCTGTCCTTTCAAGGGGATTCAAACCATGTTTATGCAAACCCTACAAATGAGGATGTTATATTTCATAATGTAATTCGATATAAATAAAATGAAAAAGACGAAAATCCTAGGATTTTTGTCTTTTTTTCATTTTATTAAGAAAAAGTATCAACCCTATTTTTTCAAAATAATTGGGTAAATGTGATATTGACAAAAACGAAAAAAAATGCAATATTAAGACTATAAGTTGTGCGTTATAACATACACTTTTTTCATTATCACATCTTTTCCCAATTAAGAAATCGACTGTTATCTCGCACAATCATCTGACTGTTAATCTTAAATCCATTAAGGAGGGTCAATATGAATACAACTGCAAGAATTGAACGATTAAGACAAAACTATGTAAATTCGAAGCCATCTGTATGTATTGAACGAGCAAGAATTTTTACAGAATCCCATAAGCGCACAGAGGGTATGCCTACCCCAATTCGCAGAGCCCAAGCCTTTTATGATTTTTGCAATGAATTTGATATTCAAATCTTCGAGGATGAGTTAATTGTGGGAACAGCTGGTAAATTTAGAAGAAGCGGCATTTTGACACCTGAATTCTCTTGGAAATGGGTAGACAAAGAAATGGACATGTTTGATAAACGTCCTCAAGATCCTTATGAAATGACCGATGAGCAAAGAGCCTATGTACGTGAGAATATCTTCCCTTACTGGAGAGGAAAATCCCTTGAAGAGCATTTTCTCTCTATCCTTCCTGAAGAAACTGCCAGAATCGCAGTGGATACAGGTATTGTTGATAACGACTCAAAATGGCGTCAAGCTGTTGGAGAAGTAACCCCAGATTATCAAGATGTTCTTTTCCCCTTGGGCTTTCAAGGTATTTTGAAGCAAGCGGAGGAACAATTAGTTGAATTGGATTTTGCAAATCCTGATGACTTTGATAAGATTGCATTTTATAAATCAACCATTTTAACCAGCAAGGGTATTATGCGTTTTGCAGAAAGATTTTCTGATCTGGCAGAGCAAATGGCTAACCAAGAACAGAATGAGGAAAGAAAAGCTGAACTTCTAAAAATCTCTAAGGTTTGCCGAAACGTTCCAGCAAATCCCCCAACCTCCTTCCATGAGGCAGTGCAATTTGTATGGTTTGTGCAGCTTGGGGCAATTATTTCCGAAAATCCATTGGCTCTTAACCCAGGCAGATTTGACCAATACATGTTCCCTTATTATGACGCTGATGTAAAAGCAGGCATTATTTCCAAGGAGGATGGGGAAGAATTGGTTCAGGCCCTTTGGCTAAAATTCTCTGAATGGGTTTGGACAATTTCTGCGAATACAACAGGTTATTTTGCAGGTTATAACCAATTCCAAAACCTTACTGTTGGTGGACGCAAAAGAGACGGGTCTGACGCTACCAATGCGCTTTCCTATATCTGCCTGGAAGCCACGGATAAAGTGAAAACCCATCAGCCCGGACTAAGCGTTAGAATCCATTCCGACTGCCCTCAGAAATTACTGGATGCTGTAACTGAACTTGTCAGCAAAGGCACAGGCTTCCCTGCAATCCATAACGATCAGGTGGGAGCACAAATGCTTTTACAAGCAGGATATGAACCTGAGGATGCAAGAGATTGGAGCAATTGTGGTTGTGTTGTGCCCCATTTCCGTAAAACAGGACAGTGGACTGCTGCTGTAAATATTAACTTTGCCGCTGCCATGGAATATGCATTAAACGAAGGAAAAAGCAGGCTTACAGGGGAAAAAATGGGTCTGGATGCAAAACCTATTGCAAATTACGCATCCTTTGCAGAGGTGAAAGATGCCACCTTGGAACAGATGAAAAACTTAATTTATCATAGTGTTGTTGCAACAGTTGTGGCACAAAAGTTACATACACAGCTTGTTCCCCGCCCTTTCCTTTCTACCTGTGTTGAGGATTGTATTAAAAATGGCAAAGACCTATCCTGCGGTGGAGCTCACTA is a genomic window containing:
- a CDS encoding helix-turn-helix domain-containing protein, whose protein sequence is MYSVPPDIGKEMRRIRTEMRISLDTAARLTGVSKAMLGQIERGESIPTISTLWKISTGYKVTFSNFISQNSVENNILSINDIYPIKEENGDMLLYNIFPFDPISGLDFLQIHMKPHCRHESFPHTNVLNEYIVIIKGQLQMTINNKVYILQKDDALSFQGDSNHVYANPTNEDVIFHNVIRYK
- a CDS encoding glycyl radical protein: MNTTARIERLRQNYVNSKPSVCIERARIFTESHKRTEGMPTPIRRAQAFYDFCNEFDIQIFEDELIVGTAGKFRRSGILTPEFSWKWVDKEMDMFDKRPQDPYEMTDEQRAYVRENIFPYWRGKSLEEHFLSILPEETARIAVDTGIVDNDSKWRQAVGEVTPDYQDVLFPLGFQGILKQAEEQLVELDFANPDDFDKIAFYKSTILTSKGIMRFAERFSDLAEQMANQEQNEERKAELLKISKVCRNVPANPPTSFHEAVQFVWFVQLGAIISENPLALNPGRFDQYMFPYYDADVKAGIISKEDGEELVQALWLKFSEWVWTISANTTGYFAGYNQFQNLTVGGRKRDGSDATNALSYICLEATDKVKTHQPGLSVRIHSDCPQKLLDAVTELVSKGTGFPAIHNDQVGAQMLLQAGYEPEDARDWSNCGCVVPHFRKTGQWTAAVNINFAAAMEYALNEGKSRLTGEKMGLDAKPIANYASFAEVKDATLEQMKNLIYHSVVATVVAQKLHTQLVPRPFLSTCVEDCIKNGKDLSCGGAHYNVGPVLTGIGLAVVANSLAVIKKLVFEDKVTTMEELNNAMNANWVGYEELRAKALSVPKYGNDDDYVDDIAREIANYYYLETRAHKDIFGSNFNSAFMGISNYIPTGRIVGATPCGREATKPITEGVSPYAGSDVTSPLAAMRSSAKMNHDVHTGGTLLNLRLSEEMVKTPKGRRDLGNIIRAYFSLGAFHVQFNTLSTEVLRKAQKNPQDYKDLLVRVAGYSTQFVNLSPEMQEAIIARTAHETI